From a single Gracilimonas sp. genomic region:
- the rpmE gene encoding 50S ribosomal protein L31 yields the protein MKKGIHPDYKEITVVMSDGTEVQTRSTMDTKDGVYRSEVDSKNHPFYTKSNTFTSTAGRVDRFKRRYGKGDDK from the coding sequence ATGAAAAAAGGAATTCATCCAGATTACAAAGAAATTACGGTAGTGATGAGCGATGGTACTGAGGTTCAAACCCGCAGCACTATGGATACCAAAGACGGAGTGTATCGCAGCGAGGTTGACTCAAAAAATCATCCATTCTACACCAAGAGTAACACTTTTACGTCAACAGCCGGACGTGTTGATCGCTTCAAGCGCCGATACGGAAAAGGTGACGACAAGTAA
- a CDS encoding GWxTD domain-containing protein produces the protein MKFHFSPACILLSILIVTLAGCSNNYVDKIDRGAGYQYQPGFPELRLAATGQITENNVSTVIVNGDIVYGSLVYEQENDTLQARILIEIAVQRKTDEQMVVEDQISFSETIRAEDQNIINSQDVFRFEKVFDVPPGSYTIRTVVTDQVSGKQTSRTQETSIPDPTENVSHITDIRILTKNTNSSVSDFNQATTYDIQSSNDSLKFTFQVTNNNPNKPLNIESRLIRFRSDTSIARPMNYNDYSASNIAYIGIDYDEFEVIQSSTRTLTQPGSVVIEFIFEDLQRGNYRLEVTSKLGEEDELYKARDFSIKSPNYPTLQTAKEFARPLYYLMSESEYEKLMAIENAQELKKAIDRFWLSNVQNSNKAKNVISLYYERVEEANKMFSNFKEGWKTDPGMIYILFGPPWYNEQFSGQMLWSYSYNRNDPEKNFLFNQTRLNSKFFPFNNFLLERTAQYYNIQSQQVNRWLSGSILNYNL, from the coding sequence ATGAAGTTTCACTTTTCTCCGGCCTGTATTTTATTATCTATTCTTATAGTTACACTGGCAGGTTGCTCAAACAATTATGTTGATAAGATTGACCGTGGTGCCGGGTATCAATATCAACCAGGATTTCCTGAATTAAGGCTTGCCGCTACAGGTCAAATAACAGAAAATAATGTTTCTACAGTAATTGTTAATGGAGATATCGTATATGGAAGTTTAGTTTATGAGCAAGAAAATGATACCCTTCAGGCCAGAATACTAATTGAAATAGCTGTTCAAAGAAAAACTGATGAACAAATGGTTGTGGAGGATCAAATTTCCTTCTCCGAAACGATTCGTGCGGAAGATCAAAACATCATCAACAGTCAGGATGTATTTCGTTTTGAAAAGGTCTTTGATGTACCTCCCGGGTCTTATACAATACGAACAGTTGTTACTGATCAGGTTTCAGGTAAGCAAACTTCCAGAACACAGGAAACTTCCATTCCGGACCCGACTGAAAATGTCTCTCACATTACCGACATCAGAATCCTTACCAAGAATACAAACTCCTCTGTATCAGATTTCAATCAGGCTACAACCTATGACATTCAGTCAAGTAATGATTCTCTGAAATTCACCTTCCAGGTAACAAATAATAATCCCAACAAACCTTTAAATATAGAATCAAGACTCATCAGATTTCGCTCTGATACTTCTATTGCACGACCAATGAACTACAATGATTACTCAGCATCCAACATTGCATATATTGGTATCGATTATGATGAGTTTGAGGTCATACAGTCCTCGACCCGTACTCTTACCCAACCTGGCAGTGTTGTAATTGAGTTTATTTTTGAGGATTTACAAAGAGGAAATTACCGGCTTGAGGTCACTTCTAAACTTGGAGAAGAAGACGAATTATATAAGGCAAGAGATTTTAGCATTAAAAGTCCCAATTACCCCACTCTGCAAACAGCAAAAGAGTTTGCCCGGCCATTATACTATTTAATGAGCGAGAGTGAGTACGAAAAACTAATGGCCATTGAAAATGCTCAGGAATTAAAAAAAGCTATTGATCGATTTTGGTTATCCAATGTCCAGAATTCGAATAAAGCCAAGAATGTCATCTCTCTATATTATGAACGTGTAGAAGAAGCCAATAAGATGTTCTCCAATTTTAAGGAAGGCTGGAAGACCGATCCGGGAATGATATACATATTATTTGGGCCTCCATGGTATAACGAACAATTTTCCGGGCAAATGCTTTGGTCTTATTCATATAATAGAAACGATCCTGAAAAGAACTTTTTGTTCAATCAAACACGATTAAATTCTAAGTTTTTCCCATTTAATAATTTTCTTCTCGAACGTACTGCCCAGTATTATAATATTCAGTCTCAACAAGTTAACAGATGGCTTTCCGGCTCTATCCTCAACTACAACCTTTAG
- a CDS encoding tetratricopeptide repeat protein, whose translation MKMRRLLFGIFLLIIMTGCKTSFQSKWKNFNAYYNTYYNAQKSYQSGLQKNLGQQREYNPLQPIRIHPKPVNAGAQDFDKAIQKGADVLRRYEETKWVDDAIGLIGKSYYFRQEYFSADQKFKELFVTTQNPDMQQKSILWQGRVLLDMELYNQGIAFLSEQLTLLEGEWNEGYRAEVKALLAQHYVKVENWQVAANVLSEALPNLEKKDYRERGYFLLGQIYERLGNTEAAFDAYNKVQNHYVEYRIQYLSQRKKAEVARNLGRNEVAYQIFDDMVRDDKNLEYKAELDFELARTEHERQNYKRAVKLYNNVLHNNLRQPAPDVAARAYYGLAEIHRFAYDDFEKAAAYYDSAAQKNVPAEKLPEDFQAKELAESFGNYARFKSQIALQDSLLKLGRLSPEAFDSALVELRQKKIAELERLKEEQEQQQNQLVTVNRDDEESNATSNMSNGFLNSNNPVVQENVRQQFYAIWGDRPLTDNWRVESMIDYSAISNDASKSVAGSDATSGNEQVTVKIDLSAVPFTPQEQDSVQKLIASYEYQLGNLFFLSLNMPDSATYYFQKAIENPSKENINTVSLYSLSELYTIQENEEEARYYARRLIEEYPQTEYARRVSVKFDIPLTIGEKEKTSNPFETYNEIIAQDSLDQAEKARHLELLSFQNTTHRIAPKALYEAIQYYMSAGKGNPEYQTKISEWVNKNEIWSQKVQNLEAVKDSARDALEDSTITDEKSRSLQVLIDSTLTKPDFSESFPYEGLMWDSARAAVDTFLVIFKESDLTGKVNKLKKELALPTAEVKEVQPAEQPKPVAEAGQTKEGYISCQSIDAKLNIRGGMQAFLDKVNVPENPEIEEITYLFRVNQRGIIDEFVLKTTEVPSEVKSAFEQTMESGLNFEPVLNEGQAVSVECEITFPVQN comes from the coding sequence ATGAAAATGCGCAGACTTCTTTTTGGTATTTTCTTATTGATTATTATGACAGGTTGTAAAACCTCATTTCAATCAAAATGGAAAAACTTCAATGCCTATTATAATACCTATTATAATGCGCAAAAAAGTTATCAGTCTGGCTTGCAAAAAAATCTTGGCCAGCAACGAGAATATAACCCGCTACAGCCAATTAGAATCCATCCCAAGCCTGTAAATGCAGGAGCACAGGATTTCGATAAAGCTATTCAAAAAGGAGCTGATGTACTTCGGCGATATGAAGAAACAAAATGGGTGGATGATGCCATTGGTTTAATTGGTAAGTCTTATTATTTCAGACAGGAATATTTTTCTGCAGATCAAAAGTTTAAGGAGCTTTTTGTTACTACTCAGAATCCAGACATGCAGCAGAAGTCCATATTGTGGCAGGGCCGGGTTTTACTTGATATGGAGTTATATAATCAGGGAATAGCATTTCTATCCGAACAGCTTACTTTATTAGAGGGAGAATGGAATGAAGGCTACCGGGCGGAAGTAAAAGCCCTGTTGGCACAGCATTATGTTAAGGTTGAAAATTGGCAGGTTGCTGCTAATGTACTTTCTGAGGCGCTTCCTAACCTGGAAAAAAAAGATTACAGGGAGCGGGGTTATTTTCTACTAGGTCAGATTTATGAACGTTTGGGTAACACGGAAGCTGCATTTGATGCATATAATAAAGTTCAGAATCATTATGTAGAATATCGCATTCAGTATCTTTCTCAGAGAAAAAAAGCAGAGGTAGCTCGTAATCTCGGAAGAAATGAAGTGGCCTATCAAATCTTTGATGACATGGTGCGGGATGACAAGAATCTCGAATATAAGGCTGAGCTCGATTTCGAATTAGCCAGAACAGAACACGAACGCCAAAATTATAAGCGGGCAGTAAAACTATATAATAATGTACTTCATAATAATCTGCGCCAGCCAGCACCTGATGTAGCAGCACGAGCTTACTACGGACTGGCAGAGATACATCGTTTTGCTTACGATGATTTTGAAAAAGCTGCTGCTTACTATGACTCTGCTGCCCAAAAAAATGTACCTGCCGAGAAGTTACCTGAAGACTTTCAAGCCAAAGAACTTGCTGAGTCTTTTGGAAACTATGCCCGGTTTAAATCTCAAATAGCTCTCCAGGACAGTCTCCTTAAACTTGGCCGTCTTTCGCCTGAAGCTTTTGATTCTGCACTTGTTGAGCTGAGACAGAAAAAAATTGCTGAACTGGAAAGGTTGAAAGAGGAACAAGAACAACAGCAGAACCAACTTGTAACAGTTAACAGGGATGATGAAGAATCAAATGCTACCAGTAACATGAGTAATGGATTTCTGAATTCTAATAATCCAGTGGTGCAAGAGAACGTGCGGCAACAATTTTATGCGATATGGGGAGACCGACCGCTGACGGATAACTGGAGGGTGGAAAGCATGATTGACTATTCAGCTATATCCAATGATGCGTCAAAATCTGTGGCGGGCTCGGACGCAACATCAGGAAATGAACAAGTAACTGTAAAGATTGATTTAAGTGCTGTTCCCTTTACCCCTCAGGAGCAAGATTCTGTGCAAAAACTTATTGCATCATATGAGTATCAGTTAGGCAATTTGTTTTTTCTATCACTTAATATGCCTGATAGTGCCACCTATTATTTCCAGAAAGCTATAGAGAATCCATCAAAAGAAAATATTAATACGGTTTCTTTGTATTCACTTTCGGAATTGTACACGATTCAAGAGAATGAAGAAGAAGCAAGGTATTATGCTCGACGTCTAATTGAAGAGTATCCTCAAACAGAATATGCGCGAAGAGTATCAGTTAAGTTTGACATCCCATTAACAATTGGAGAAAAGGAAAAAACCAGCAATCCATTTGAAACATATAATGAAATCATTGCTCAAGATTCTTTAGATCAAGCTGAGAAAGCACGTCATTTAGAGTTGTTGTCATTTCAAAATACGACCCACCGTATTGCTCCAAAAGCACTTTATGAGGCTATTCAATATTATATGTCGGCAGGAAAGGGTAATCCGGAATACCAGACTAAAATTTCGGAGTGGGTAAATAAGAATGAAATCTGGTCTCAAAAAGTGCAGAATCTTGAGGCTGTCAAAGACTCGGCAAGAGATGCATTGGAAGACTCAACAATAACTGACGAAAAAAGCCGGAGTCTGCAGGTACTTATAGATTCAACTCTTACCAAGCCAGATTTTTCAGAGTCTTTTCCATACGAAGGCTTAATGTGGGATAGTGCACGAGCTGCCGTCGACACCTTTTTAGTGATTTTCAAAGAATCTGATCTTACAGGGAAGGTCAATAAGCTAAAGAAAGAGCTTGCTTTGCCGACTGCAGAGGTAAAAGAAGTGCAGCCCGCAGAACAACCAAAACCTGTTGCTGAAGCTGGTCAGACTAAGGAGGGGTATATAAGTTGTCAAAGTATTGATGCAAAACTGAATATCAGGGGAGGAATGCAGGCGTTCCTGGATAAGGTAAATGTCCCTGAAAATCCCGAAATAGAAGAAATAACCTATTTATTCAGAGTTAACCAGCGCGGCATTATTGATGAGTTCGTTCTTAAGACTACCGAAGTTCCCTCAGAGGTTAAATCTGCCTTCGAACAAACTATGGAGTCAGGATTAAATTTTGAGCCGGTTCTGAATGAAGGTCAGGCTGTTTCGGTAGAATGTGAGATTACATTTCCGGTTCAGAATTAA
- a CDS encoding quinone-dependent dihydroorotate dehydrogenase: protein MIYKKLLKPLLFKTDAEKAHEWALSMASKTNNSPLLQTLASSIYNEPRIGLEQELFGLTFPNPIGLAAGFDKNGTTPKAMQALGFGFVEVGSITAKPSEGNPRPRAFRIPRDHSLINRMGLNNEGTDVITNRLSSLDLEIPLGVNIAKTNDASIHGDAALRDYLYSYEKAQSVADYITINISCPNTGEGKTFEDPSALRDLLAILQPGNEERKPSLVKFTVDIDRKNLENLVRICEDFGVAGYVATNTSSVRDDLKTEQAVLNKIGNGGLSGRAIQQRSTEVVKWLAEITERKKPVIGVGGIDSAQAAVDKIKAGASLIQIYTGLVYEGPGLLNKIKKSLA, encoded by the coding sequence ATGATTTATAAAAAGCTTCTCAAACCTCTTTTATTTAAAACAGATGCAGAAAAAGCTCACGAATGGGCTCTTTCTATGGCGTCTAAAACCAATAATTCGCCTTTGCTGCAGACACTGGCATCAAGCATTTACAATGAACCCCGTATAGGGTTAGAACAGGAGTTATTTGGCCTTACGTTTCCAAACCCTATTGGACTTGCTGCAGGATTTGACAAAAATGGCACCACACCTAAAGCCATGCAAGCCCTGGGTTTTGGTTTTGTAGAGGTGGGAAGCATCACTGCAAAACCCTCTGAAGGAAACCCAAGGCCGAGAGCTTTTCGCATTCCTCGGGACCATTCCCTGATTAACCGCATGGGACTGAATAATGAGGGCACAGATGTCATTACCAACAGACTCTCATCCTTAGATTTAGAAATCCCATTGGGAGTAAATATTGCCAAAACTAATGATGCTTCTATACATGGTGACGCTGCACTTCGCGACTATTTATACAGCTATGAAAAGGCTCAATCCGTTGCTGATTATATAACTATCAATATCTCATGTCCCAATACCGGTGAGGGCAAAACCTTTGAAGATCCGTCAGCCTTAAGAGATTTATTGGCAATCCTTCAGCCAGGCAATGAAGAACGAAAACCCTCTTTAGTTAAATTCACGGTAGATATCGACAGAAAAAACCTTGAAAACCTCGTCCGGATTTGTGAAGACTTCGGTGTTGCTGGATATGTAGCAACAAACACATCTTCGGTGCGTGATGACTTAAAGACCGAACAAGCTGTATTAAATAAGATTGGAAATGGGGGACTCAGTGGCCGGGCCATTCAGCAAAGAAGTACAGAGGTTGTAAAATGGCTGGCTGAAATCACAGAGAGAAAGAAACCTGTAATCGGTGTTGGGGGCATTGACAGTGCCCAAGCAGCAGTCGACAAAATAAAGGCAGGTGCTTCCTTGATTCAGATATATACTGGATTGGTTTACGAAGGTCCCGGGTTGTTAAATAAGATCAAGAAAAGCCTGGCATAA
- a CDS encoding sigma 54-interacting transcriptional regulator yields MKASTLGELKESGWQSISVKEEIRKNLIQKMRSGEELFPGILGYDKTVIPQVQHALLSRHDMILLGLRGQAKTRMLRLLVNFLDEYIPIVKGSEINDDPLNPLSKYAKELVEEKGDDTPIEWLHRSFRYGEKLATPDTTVADLIGDIDPIKAATKKLTLADQNVINFGLIPRTNRGIFVINELPDLQPRIQVALLNIMQERDIQIRGFNVRIPLDVSMAFSANPEDYTNRGNIITPLKDRIDSQIITHYPKELGVGVNITKQEAWQERETGIKIHIPDLYREVIEKAAFEARESEYVDQKSGVSTRMTITALEQVVSSAERRAILNNEKETTVRIADLYHMVPALTGKIELVYEGEQEGAISVAKHILGKAVSKIFKVHFPDPQAKSEDKKSTYKEIMDWFADGNEISISDTLPNKEYEKVLDGVKGLKVLVENQINDANTSEQYIWMDFVLEALHQNSMLSKQDLDDQTLYTDMLGSMFSSLGDIDEEGYDEFE; encoded by the coding sequence ATGAAGGCGAGTACACTAGGAGAACTTAAAGAAAGTGGTTGGCAATCCATATCGGTCAAAGAGGAGATTCGTAAAAATTTAATTCAAAAAATGCGAAGCGGGGAAGAGCTTTTTCCCGGGATTCTTGGATACGATAAAACCGTAATCCCACAAGTGCAGCACGCTTTACTATCACGGCACGATATGATCTTATTGGGACTGCGCGGACAGGCTAAAACCAGAATGCTCCGTTTGCTGGTAAACTTTTTGGATGAATACATTCCAATAGTAAAAGGTTCAGAGATTAATGATGATCCCTTGAATCCACTTTCAAAATATGCTAAGGAACTGGTTGAAGAAAAAGGGGATGATACACCCATTGAATGGCTGCATCGGTCTTTCCGATATGGCGAAAAGCTGGCTACACCAGATACAACGGTAGCCGATTTAATTGGTGATATAGATCCTATCAAAGCAGCAACAAAAAAGTTAACACTTGCTGACCAAAATGTGATCAACTTTGGGCTTATTCCAAGAACCAATCGTGGTATTTTTGTGATTAATGAGTTGCCTGATCTTCAACCCAGAATTCAGGTAGCACTTTTGAATATTATGCAGGAAAGAGATATCCAGATTCGGGGCTTTAATGTTCGTATTCCTTTGGATGTGTCTATGGCTTTTTCTGCAAATCCGGAGGATTACACCAATCGTGGAAATATCATTACTCCGTTGAAAGACCGAATAGACTCTCAAATTATAACTCATTATCCAAAAGAATTGGGTGTGGGAGTCAATATCACAAAACAGGAAGCATGGCAGGAGCGAGAGACCGGTATTAAAATTCATATTCCTGATTTATACCGGGAAGTAATAGAAAAAGCGGCTTTTGAGGCCCGGGAATCAGAGTACGTAGATCAAAAAAGTGGGGTTTCCACCCGAATGACGATCACCGCCCTGGAACAAGTCGTATCATCGGCCGAACGGCGCGCCATATTAAACAACGAGAAAGAAACGACCGTAAGGATTGCCGACTTATATCATATGGTTCCCGCTCTCACCGGAAAAATAGAATTGGTTTATGAAGGAGAGCAGGAAGGAGCCATCAGCGTAGCAAAACACATATTAGGGAAAGCTGTCAGTAAAATTTTCAAGGTACATTTCCCTGATCCACAAGCAAAATCAGAGGACAAAAAGTCGACTTATAAAGAAATTATGGATTGGTTTGCTGATGGAAATGAAATTAGCATATCAGATACTTTACCTAACAAAGAGTACGAAAAAGTGCTTGACGGAGTAAAAGGGTTGAAGGTGTTGGTTGAAAATCAGATCAATGATGCGAACACATCCGAGCAATACATTTGGATGGATTTTGTATTAGAGGCTCTGCATCAGAACTCAATGCTCAGCAAGCAAGACCTTGACGATCAAACTTTATACACTGATATGTTAGGTTCTATGTTCTCTTCGCTGGGAGATATAGACGAGGAAGGCTACGATGAATTTGAGTGA
- the pyk gene encoding pyruvate kinase — MISARRRTKIVCTIGPSCNTQNKIEELLLHGMNVARVNFSHGSHEDHAKVIKYIRKTAKKYEYSVPVLMDLQGPKIRVGQMKDGGVKLETGSTVKITGEDVLGDSSVIPIDYKNLLHEAEVGNSILLDDGLLEFKVTEKKPDSLQAKVVIGGVLKSRKGVNLPNVRISIPSLTEKDLKDLEFGIKQDVDLIALSFVRSAKDVRDIISRVRAAGSQAAIIAKIEKPEALDVIDEIIEEADGIMVARGDLGIEIPTEQVPIVQKMIIEKCRMAGKPVITATQMLDSMINNPRPTRAESSDVANAVLDGTDAVMLSGETAAGKYPMEAVNVMDRICRSVEEKRPQIYNSLGYRKPEWKEKQVIESLAYSCVTIADNVEAKAISTITHSGNTARRIAKFRPKVPIVAFTESQKVRRQLNLVWGVYSVRLDELFDTDKSVRMMENYLHDNGMVKSGDRVIVATGMPIAKRGRTNMIKVSTIE, encoded by the coding sequence ATGATATCTGCAAGGCGCCGAACAAAAATTGTATGCACAATTGGCCCCAGCTGTAATACACAAAACAAGATTGAAGAACTTTTATTACATGGCATGAATGTAGCCCGTGTAAACTTCTCTCATGGTTCTCACGAAGATCACGCAAAGGTGATTAAGTATATCAGGAAAACAGCAAAGAAATATGAATATAGTGTACCTGTTTTGATGGACTTGCAAGGTCCGAAAATCAGAGTAGGACAGATGAAAGACGGAGGCGTGAAATTAGAAACGGGCTCTACCGTAAAAATTACGGGTGAAGATGTACTAGGAGACAGCTCAGTTATTCCCATTGATTATAAAAACCTGTTACATGAAGCGGAAGTAGGAAACTCAATTTTACTCGATGATGGTTTGCTTGAATTTAAGGTTACAGAAAAAAAGCCTGATTCCTTACAAGCGAAAGTAGTGATTGGCGGAGTGCTGAAATCCCGGAAAGGGGTCAATCTTCCCAATGTGCGAATTTCAATTCCATCTCTGACCGAAAAAGACTTAAAAGATCTCGAGTTTGGTATTAAACAAGATGTGGATCTGATTGCATTGTCTTTTGTAAGGTCAGCTAAAGATGTCCGGGATATCATTTCCAGAGTGAGGGCTGCCGGAAGTCAGGCAGCAATCATTGCAAAAATTGAAAAACCAGAAGCTCTTGATGTTATAGATGAAATTATTGAAGAAGCAGATGGTATTATGGTAGCTCGGGGAGATTTGGGGATTGAGATTCCAACCGAGCAGGTACCTATCGTGCAAAAAATGATTATCGAGAAATGCCGGATGGCTGGTAAACCGGTTATCACGGCTACGCAAATGCTGGATTCTATGATCAATAATCCGCGACCAACCCGGGCTGAGAGTTCGGATGTGGCCAATGCCGTTCTGGATGGCACCGACGCCGTAATGCTTTCCGGAGAAACAGCTGCTGGTAAGTACCCTATGGAAGCAGTAAATGTAATGGATAGAATTTGCCGTTCAGTTGAAGAAAAACGTCCTCAAATTTATAACAGCCTTGGGTATAGAAAACCGGAGTGGAAAGAAAAACAAGTGATAGAATCTTTAGCCTATTCCTGCGTTACCATTGCTGATAACGTGGAGGCGAAAGCGATCAGCACGATTACACACTCAGGAAATACAGCCCGGCGAATTGCTAAATTCCGTCCGAAAGTGCCCATTGTTGCTTTCACGGAAAGTCAAAAAGTGCGCCGGCAGTTGAATTTGGTTTGGGGCGTATATTCGGTAAGACTGGATGAGCTTTTTGATACCGATAAAAGTGTTCGAATGATGGAGAATTACCTTCATGACAATGGCATGGTAAAAAGTGGTGACAGAGTCATTGTGGCAACGGGAATGCCTATTGCCAAGCGAGGGCGAACCAATATGATTAAAGTAAGTACGATTGAATAA
- a CDS encoding anthranilate synthase component I family protein — protein MKKSKQYISQLIRQSRADGDLILLESQMPEHPASTKSYLALKPKAWIKAWQQKIEISDGNSIRQYEGNAWDFLSRFRNEHHEWLFGYLGYDLKNHSEDLYSKNRELVNAPDLYFMIPEVLLEIDSEGDVKLVKGKAPGMFEKDSPALEFSIKPVNQISEADYIQKVEQAKQDIYEGEYYEINLSHPLEFTLEGDSWDLYEAMKSVGPVPFGGYACVGNIAICCSSPERFLARSENQVWSQPIKGTASRQNKSETILDIEKLRESEKERAENLMIVDLVRNDLSRVAVKRSVKVSNLFEIQSFETVHQMVSTVECTVSESTDSIEIIRACFPMGSMTGAPKISTMKAIEKYENYKRGIYSGALGYIKPNGDFDFNVIIRTAISEGNKLVYPVGGAITSDSDPVAEWEETMVKAKAITNIFENLQQAE, from the coding sequence ATGAAAAAATCAAAGCAATACATATCGCAACTAATTAGGCAATCACGTGCAGATGGTGATCTCATTTTACTTGAATCGCAAATGCCTGAGCATCCTGCTAGTACGAAAAGTTACCTTGCCCTCAAACCAAAGGCATGGATAAAAGCATGGCAACAAAAGATCGAGATATCGGACGGTAATTCCATCCGGCAATACGAAGGTAACGCCTGGGATTTTTTAAGCCGGTTCAGAAATGAACATCATGAATGGTTGTTTGGCTATCTGGGATATGACCTCAAAAATCATTCGGAGGATCTCTACTCAAAAAACAGAGAACTGGTAAATGCTCCTGACCTTTATTTTATGATTCCGGAGGTTTTGCTGGAAATAGATTCTGAAGGTGATGTTAAACTGGTAAAAGGGAAAGCCCCTGGTATGTTTGAAAAAGATAGCCCGGCTTTAGAATTTTCCATAAAGCCTGTGAATCAGATTTCAGAAGCCGATTATATCCAAAAGGTTGAGCAGGCCAAGCAGGATATCTATGAGGGAGAGTATTACGAAATAAACTTATCACACCCTTTAGAGTTTACTTTAGAAGGGGATAGCTGGGATTTATATGAAGCCATGAAATCGGTTGGCCCGGTTCCATTTGGCGGATATGCATGTGTTGGAAACATAGCCATTTGTTGTTCATCACCAGAGCGGTTCTTAGCCAGATCTGAAAATCAGGTATGGTCTCAACCCATAAAAGGAACAGCTTCCCGCCAGAATAAAAGTGAGACAATTTTGGATATCGAAAAATTAAGGGAATCAGAAAAAGAGAGAGCCGAGAACCTGATGATTGTCGATTTGGTGAGAAATGACTTAAGCCGTGTAGCTGTAAAAAGAAGCGTAAAGGTATCCAACTTGTTTGAAATACAGAGCTTTGAGACGGTTCATCAAATGGTATCAACGGTGGAGTGTACCGTATCCGAAAGCACTGATAGCATCGAAATAATCAGAGCTTGTTTCCCGATGGGTTCTATGACCGGAGCTCCTAAAATTTCCACTATGAAAGCCATCGAAAAGTATGAGAATTACAAGCGTGGTATTTATTCAGGTGCGCTTGGGTATATAAAACCCAATGGTGATTTCGATTTTAATGTGATCATAAGAACTGCGATTTCAGAAGGTAATAAATTGGTTTATCCGGTAGGCGGGGCTATAACCAGCGACTCAGATCCAGTAGCAGAATGGGAAGAGACAATGGTGAAGGCCAAAGCAATTACAAATATTTTTGAGAATTTACAGCAAGCTGAATGA
- a CDS encoding MBL fold metallo-hydrolase, with amino-acid sequence MEIKKFEVGPFLENTYLLTKNGQHLIIDPGFSNEPEYQRVKESITGELKAVVLTHAHVDHVLGLSRLRNDFKVPVYLSAEDRFLWENFGSQAQMFGINQTGFSFEPEALPGQGSFEIGNFEFECLYTPGHSPDHVSLYFSKEELVIAGDALFKESIGRTDLYKGNFELLAESIKEKLYSLPENTTVYPGHGPETTIAHEKQNNPFVK; translated from the coding sequence ATGGAAATTAAAAAATTTGAAGTCGGACCCTTTTTAGAGAATACTTATCTGCTCACTAAAAATGGACAACATCTTATTATTGATCCGGGCTTTTCTAATGAACCGGAATATCAAAGGGTAAAAGAAAGCATTACAGGTGAGTTGAAAGCTGTAGTGCTAACACACGCTCATGTTGATCATGTTTTAGGGCTGAGCCGGTTGAGAAATGATTTTAAAGTACCGGTTTATTTAAGTGCGGAAGATCGTTTTTTGTGGGAAAATTTTGGAAGCCAGGCACAAATGTTCGGAATTAACCAAACAGGTTTCAGTTTTGAACCGGAAGCTTTACCTGGTCAAGGTTCATTTGAAATAGGTAATTTTGAATTTGAATGTTTGTATACGCCGGGTCATTCACCGGATCACGTTTCTCTTTATTTTTCTAAGGAAGAGTTGGTAATAGCCGGAGATGCTTTGTTCAAAGAAAGTATAGGCCGAACAGATTTATACAAAGGAAATTTCGAGCTGCTCGCCGAAAGTATCAAAGAAAAGCTCTATTCATTACCAGAAAATACGACGGTTTACCCTGGCCATGGACCTGAAACTACGATTGCTCACGAGAAACAGAATAATCCCTTTGTTAAGTAG